In Dama dama isolate Ldn47 chromosome 9, ASM3311817v1, whole genome shotgun sequence, the following proteins share a genomic window:
- the ARRDC2 gene encoding arrestin domain-containing protein 2 isoform X2, giving the protein MRPGGVRSFALELARGPDDAYRGGERLCGRVLLEVAAPLRVLALEVAARGGAVTHWLEGRSVGVNAVSSDYAAAETYLRRRQLLLRGTGETTTLPPGRHEFPFSFQLPPTLVTSFEGKHGSVRYCIKATLHRPWVPARRTRKVFTVIEPVDINTPALLAPQAGAREKIARSWYSNHGLVSLSAKIDRKGYTPGEVIPVFAEIDNGSTRPVLPRAAVVQTQTFMARGARKQKRTVVASLSGEPVGPGRRALWQGRALRIPPVGPSILHCRVLHVDYALKVCVDIPGSSKLLLELPLVIGTIPLHPFGSRSSSVGSHASFLMDWGLGVLPERPEAPPEYSEVVPDEEVAAMEQSLLPLLQDPDLSMEGPFFAYIQEFRYRPPPLYSEEDPNPPSEARRPRCMTC; this is encoded by the exons ATGCGTCCGGGGGGCGTGCGCAGCTTCGCGCTGGAGCTGGCGCGGGGCCCGGACGACGCGTACCGCGGCGGGGAGCGCCTGTGCGGCCGGGTGCTGCTGGAGGTGGCGGCGCCGCTGCGGGTGCTAGCGCTCGAGGTGGCGGCGCGCGGCGGGGCGGTCACGCACTGGCTCGAGGGCCGAAGCGTGGGTGTCAACGCTGTGTCCAGCGACTACGCGGCCGCCGAGACGTACTTGCGACGGCGGCAGCTGCTGCTCCGAG GCACTGGAGAGACCACAACGCTGCCTCCTGGGCGTCATGAATTCCCATTCAGCTTCCAGCTGCCACC gacgCTAGTGACTTCCTTTGAAGGCAAACACGGCAGTGTCAGATACTGCATCAAAGCCACCCTCCACCGGCCCTGGGTCCCTGCCCGTCGGACGAGGAAGGTGTTTACTGTCATTGAGCCTGTGGACATCAACACACCGGCTCTCCTG GCCCCTCAAGCCGGAGCTCGGGAAAAGATCGCCCGATCCTGGTACAGTAACCATGGCCTTGTCTCCCTCTCAGCCAAGATCGACCGCAAGGGCTACACTCCAG GTGAAGTGATCCCTGTCTTCGCTGAGATCGACAACGGCTCCACGCGCCCCGTGCTGCCTCGGGCAGCCGTGGTCCAGACCCAGACCTTCATGGCGCGAGGTGCCCGCAAACAGAAGCGAACCGTGGTGGCTAGTCTCTCGGGGGAGCCTGTGGGCCCCGGGCGGCGGGCACTGTGGCAGGGCCGGGCTCTGCGGATCCCTCCCGTGGGTCCTTCCATCTTGCACTGTCGCGTGTTACACGTGGACTACGCCCTCAAG GTCTGCGTGGACATCCCGGGCTCATCCAAGCTGCTGTTGGAGCTCCCACTGGTCATCGGCACCATCCCCTTGCACCCTTTCGGCAGCCGCTCATCCAGCGTGGGCAGCCATGCCAGCTTCCTGATGGACTGGGGGCTGGGGGTCCTGCCAGAGCGGCCTGAAG CCCCTCCCGAGTACTCCGAGGTGGTGCCCGACGAGGAGGTGGCAGCCATGGAGCAGAGCCTCTTGCCCCTACTGCAGGACCCTGACTTGAGCATGGAAGGCCCCTTCTTTGCCTACATCCAGGAGTTCCGCTACCGCCCACCGCCCCTGTACTCTGAG GAGGATCCAAACCCACCCTCTGAGGCCAGGAGGCCCCGCTGCATGACCTGCTGA
- the LOC133061557 gene encoding FUN14 domain-containing protein 1-like, protein MRGERRAGWDRLSTGRRRYHGDPEPPSPRCAGFLFQKVGKLAATAVGGGFLLLQIASHSGYVQIDWKRVEKDVNKAKRQIKKRANKAAPEINNIIEEATEFVKQNIVISSGFVGGFLLGLAS, encoded by the exons ATGCG GGGCGAGAGGCGGGCGGGTTGGGACCGCCTCAGTACAGGCCGCCGGCGGTATCATGGCGACCCAGAACCCCCCTCCCCAAGGTGTGCGGGATTTTTGTTCCAGAAAGTTGGAAAACTTGCAGCAACTGCAGTAGGTGGTGGCTTTCTTCTCCTTCAGATTGCCAGTCACAGTGGCTATGTGCAGATCGACtggaagagagtggaaaaagatgtaaacaaagcaaaaagacagaTTAAGAAACGAGCAAATAAGGCAGCACCTGAAATCAATAACATAATAGAAGAAGCAACAGAATTCGTCAAACAGAACATTGTGATATCCAGTGGATTTGTGGGAGGCTTTTTGCTAGGCCTTGCATCTTAA
- the ARRDC2 gene encoding arrestin domain-containing protein 2 isoform X1, protein MLFDKVKAFVVLLDGAGAGSEPVFSGGQAVAGRVLLELAGPARVNSLKLHARGRAHVHWTESRSAGSSTAYTQSYSERVEVVSHRATLLAPGTGETTTLPPGRHEFPFSFQLPPTLVTSFEGKHGSVRYCIKATLHRPWVPARRTRKVFTVIEPVDINTPALLAPQAGAREKIARSWYSNHGLVSLSAKIDRKGYTPGEVIPVFAEIDNGSTRPVLPRAAVVQTQTFMARGARKQKRTVVASLSGEPVGPGRRALWQGRALRIPPVGPSILHCRVLHVDYALKVCVDIPGSSKLLLELPLVIGTIPLHPFGSRSSSVGSHASFLMDWGLGVLPERPEAPPEYSEVVPDEEVAAMEQSLLPLLQDPDLSMEGPFFAYIQEFRYRPPPLYSEEDPNPPSEARRPRCMTC, encoded by the exons ATGCTCTTCGACAAGGTGAAGGCATTCGTGGTGCTACTGGATGGTGCTGGCGCGGGCTCTGAGCCCGTGTTCAGCGGCGGCCAGGCGGTGGCCGGCCGAGTGCTTCTGGAGCTAGCGGGCCCAGCGCGAGTGAACTCCCTGAAGCTGCACGCGCGGGGTCGCGCCCATGTGCACTGGACCGAGTCGCGCAGCGCGGGCTCGAGCACGGCGTACACGCAGAGCTACAGTGAGCGCGTGGAGGTTGTGAGCCACCGTGCCACGCTACTCGCGCCAG GCACTGGAGAGACCACAACGCTGCCTCCTGGGCGTCATGAATTCCCATTCAGCTTCCAGCTGCCACC gacgCTAGTGACTTCCTTTGAAGGCAAACACGGCAGTGTCAGATACTGCATCAAAGCCACCCTCCACCGGCCCTGGGTCCCTGCCCGTCGGACGAGGAAGGTGTTTACTGTCATTGAGCCTGTGGACATCAACACACCGGCTCTCCTG GCCCCTCAAGCCGGAGCTCGGGAAAAGATCGCCCGATCCTGGTACAGTAACCATGGCCTTGTCTCCCTCTCAGCCAAGATCGACCGCAAGGGCTACACTCCAG GTGAAGTGATCCCTGTCTTCGCTGAGATCGACAACGGCTCCACGCGCCCCGTGCTGCCTCGGGCAGCCGTGGTCCAGACCCAGACCTTCATGGCGCGAGGTGCCCGCAAACAGAAGCGAACCGTGGTGGCTAGTCTCTCGGGGGAGCCTGTGGGCCCCGGGCGGCGGGCACTGTGGCAGGGCCGGGCTCTGCGGATCCCTCCCGTGGGTCCTTCCATCTTGCACTGTCGCGTGTTACACGTGGACTACGCCCTCAAG GTCTGCGTGGACATCCCGGGCTCATCCAAGCTGCTGTTGGAGCTCCCACTGGTCATCGGCACCATCCCCTTGCACCCTTTCGGCAGCCGCTCATCCAGCGTGGGCAGCCATGCCAGCTTCCTGATGGACTGGGGGCTGGGGGTCCTGCCAGAGCGGCCTGAAG CCCCTCCCGAGTACTCCGAGGTGGTGCCCGACGAGGAGGTGGCAGCCATGGAGCAGAGCCTCTTGCCCCTACTGCAGGACCCTGACTTGAGCATGGAAGGCCCCTTCTTTGCCTACATCCAGGAGTTCCGCTACCGCCCACCGCCCCTGTACTCTGAG GAGGATCCAAACCCACCCTCTGAGGCCAGGAGGCCCCGCTGCATGACCTGCTGA